A genome region from Mercenaria mercenaria strain notata chromosome 11, MADL_Memer_1, whole genome shotgun sequence includes the following:
- the LOC123532672 gene encoding uncharacterized protein LOC123532672, which yields MENEWSDWSDEATMTQSDSELIPKNGDESIATQYDTENESSIKQSKTQNDETEERSDKHSETQIDKKDKSSNRQSATQNDKVDELSVTQNIMQNDEMDNIRPVDLSATKSENQSESSLIPCGPQNEKTDESSVKLSATQCEKKDESCVKQCATQSEKIDVSSVEQSETQNEEVNESSDQQGATQHEIIHDNSVEQRATQNEEPNESSDKQGATQHGIMHESSVKPSATQNEKTNESSVKPRATQNEKIDDNSVEQSAEQNEELSESSDKQGSTQHEIMHESSV from the coding sequence ATGGAAAACGAATGGAGTGATTGGTCAGATGAGGCCACAATGACACAATCTGATAGTGAGCTAATACCTAAAAATGGAGATGAAAGCATTGCAACACAATATGATACAGAGAACGAAAGCAGTATTAAACAgagtaaaacacaaaatgatgaAACAGAAGAAAGAAGTGATAAACATAGTGAAACACAAATTGATAAAAAGGATAAAAGCAGTAACAGACAGAGTGCAACACAAAATGACAAAGTGGATGAATTAAGTGTCACACAAAATATAATGCAAAATGATGAAATGGACAATATAAGACCTGTTGATCTGAGTGCAACAAAAAGTGAAAACCAGAGCGAAAGCAGTCTTATACCGTGTGGACCGCAAAACGAGAAAACAGACGAAAGTAGCGTTAAACTGAGTGCAACACAATGTGAGAAAAAAGATGAAAGCTGTGTTAAACAGTGTGCAACACAAAGTGAGAAAATTGATGTTAGCAGTGTTGAACAGAGTGAAACACAAAATGAAGAAGTGAATGAAAGCAGTGATCAACAGGGAGCAACACaacatgaaataattcatgataACAGTGTTGAACAGAGAGCAACACAAAATGAAGAACCGAATGAAAGCAGTGATAAACAGGGTGCAACACAACATGGAATTATGCATGAAAGCAGTGTTAAACCAAGTGCAAcacaaaatgagaaaacaaatgaAAGCAGTGTTAAACCAAGAGCTACACAAAACGAGAAAATTGATGACAACAGTGTTGAACAGAGTGCAGAACAAAATGAAGAACTGAGTGAAAGCAGTGATAAACAGGGTTCAACACAACATGAAATTATGCATGAAAGCAGTGTTTAA